The Afipia felis ATCC 53690 genome includes the window ACAATGGCTCGGAGCGGTACCACGCATAAGCCATTAGCGCCGTACCAAAGCGCGACTCAACCTTGTTGATGACCTCGATCATTTCGCGCAGACGCCGCTGGGTTTTGTCCGATCGAACCCGATCCTTACGCTGGATCGCGTCCTTGCCCAATCCAGCTGTGCGAGCGATCTCCTCGCTCGTCGTCCGGAAAGCTTCCGCAATTCTGCGCGGCGCGAAGACGCCGTTATCCGCATATTGGGCGAGACCCATCGCTCAAACTTCCTTCTCGATGCCAATTATTATGACGCAATATAGCGTCAAGAGTAGCGGAGTTCAAGAAGAAAGCTGGGGGAGAGGGAACCCGCTCGCAGATCGGCCAGCCCGGCAGCGCTGACGCTCAACCGCCGCCTGCGCGATCCCGGCCCGTCGTCCTGCGCAGGGCTCGCAAGCCCTGCTGGTCCGGCCAGGCGGGATGCTCGGCCGCAGTTGTTCCGGCCCGACCGCTCCGCGGCCCGGGGGGTGTCTTCGGAAAGAAGACGAAGGACGCGCGAGGCGCGGTCCGCAAACCCCGAACAGGAGAAATCCCATGCATCTCATCAAGGTCGATCCGCGTGCGCTGAAGGAGAATCCGGACCGTATGCGCCAGACGAAGTCGACGCCGCAGGCCGACGCCCTGCTGCTGGCGACGATCAAGGCCGTCGGCATCGTCCAGCCGCCCGTCATCACGCCTGAGACTGGCGGCGGCAACGGCTACGTCATCAATGCCGGTCATCGCCGTGTGAAGCAGGCGATCGCCGCCGGCCTCGAGGAGATCGACGTGCTCGTCGAGGAGGCCGCCAACGACAACGGCGCCATGCGCTCGATGATCGAGAACATCGCCCGCGAAGCGCTCAATCCCGTCGACCAGTGGCGTGCGATCGAACGCCTCGTCGCGCTCGGCTGGACCGAGGAAGCAATCGGCGTTGCGCTGGCCCTGCCGGTCCGGCTGATCAGGAAGCTCCGTCTGCTCGCCAATGTGCTGCCCGTCATGCTCGATCACATGGTCAAGGGCGACATGCCCGACGAGCGGCAGCTCCGCACCATCGCGTCCGCCTCGCTCGATGAGCAGAAGGAGGTCTGGAAGAAGCACAAGCCCTCCAAGGCGGATCCGCAGGTGTCGTGGTTTAGCGTGGCGCAGGCTCTGACCAAGGCCCGCATGTACGCGCGTCATGCCAGCTTCGGCGACGAGCTTGCCCAGGCCTATGGTATCCAGTGGGTCGAGGACCTGTTCGCGCCGGCGGACGAGGACAGCCGCTACACCACGGATGTCGAGGCGTTCCTCGGCGCGCAGCAGGAGTGGATGACCGCCAACCTGCCGAAGAAGGGCATCATCGCCGAGACGACGAATTGGGGCGAGGTCAAGCTGCCGCCGAAGGCGGAGCGCGTCTACGGCAAGCCGTCGAAGTCGGATTGCACGGCGATGTATCTCGACCGCGACGGCCGGGTGCAGAGCGTGCATTACCGCATGCCCGCGGCGAAGAAGCCGAAGGGCAAGGACGGGTCTGCCGGCACTGACACTGCGGATGAGACCGCCGCCGTCTCGAAGCCGCGTCCGGACGTGACGCGCAAGGGCCTCGAGATGATCGGCGACTTCCGGACGGACGCCCTGCACGAGGCGCTGGCTCGCGCGCCGATCGAGGACGAGACGCTGATCGCGCTGTTGATCCTCGCCTTCGCCGGCCAGAACGTTTCCGTCGATTCCGGCAGCGGCGGGACCTATTACGGCAACCGGCGCATCGCCCGCCATGCCGTGACGCTGTTCGATCAGGACGGCAAGCTCGTCCTCGATATGGATACGCTGCGCGTCGCGGCGCGCTCGATCCTCGCCGAGGTTCTTTCGTGCCGGGAGAACCGCACCGACAGCGGCATCGTCGCCCGCGTCGCCGGTGACGTGGTCGGTGCGGACAACTTCCTGCCGAACATGGGCACCGACGACTTCTTGTCGTGCCTGTCGCGCACCGCGCTCGAAGGCTCGTGCAAGGACACGCCGGTTCTTCCCCGCCAGAAAGTGAAGGACACCCGCACGGCCTTGGTCGAGCACTTCAAGGAAGGCCGCTTCGTGCCTGCGGCCGCGCTGTTCGCTCCGGACAAGGCCGCCGTGTCGTCCTGGCTGGCGACGAACGCCGTCGCCGAAGAGGACGAGGCCGACGACCAGGTCGAGGACCCGGAAGCCGCGGACGGCGATGGCGACGACGCTTCGGACGCCGAGGCCTTCCCGGAGGCGGCGGAATAGTCCGCCCCCACCCAACGATCCGAATGACATCCCGCCGCCGGCTCAGCCGGCGGCGGTTTCGTTTCCACTCCCACGAACAGGAGGACGTCATGTCCGCACAGTCGATCTACGACCTCGCCCCGCTCGGGGCGATCATCCGGTTTTCCGACGGCATACCGCGGCCGCCGGAGCGGCATCGCAAGAAGCTCGCGGCCTGGGAACACCGCAACAGCAGCGGCCGCCTAATCCGCAAGCAGGCAGAACGCCGTGTCGGTAACACTGTCATCAGCGCGAGCATCACGCTGCATGCCGGCGACTACGGCGGTGGCGGTGTCGTGGTGCTTCGCGTCCACCGCACCTTCTCGGTCGACAGCGACCTGACCTTCGTCGTGACAGAATGCCCGAAAGTCGGCGCGGTGCGCGTGCTCGATCGGCCCGGCGACGATGCCGAGCTGGTCTATCTCGGAAGTCACCGCGCCGACGCCGAAGAATGGCTGACGCGGCACGGCTATCCGAACGCGGTCCTGCGCGCGATCTCGGCGGACGAAGCCGCCCTCCAAGGGAGGACGGCCACATGAGCACGCCCGCTCCCTCCACCACGATGATCGCGGAATCCGCGATCGCATTTCCGCAGATCGAGTTCGGCCGCGCGGCTGACGGTATTCTCGTCGCTCGCGTCGCCGACACCGCCTTCGCCATGCTGCCGGTGCGCGACGGCCGGCACTATCTCGCCACCGGGTGGCGCATCGGCCACCCGATGGCCGAGTGGAAGCGATCCGACTTTTACGGTCACGCCGGCGAGCTCGCCGACGAGGCGGCCTTCCGCGCCAAAATCGCGGAAAACGCCGAGCATCAGCGCGAGAATCGCGCGCTGAGCCGCCGCGAGATCAGTTCCACGGCGAGTACGCCGTGGGGCCGCTCCCAGCACGCGACCATCTACGCAGAAGGCGTCGTCTGCCATTCGCCCGCAGGTCATGGCGGCTTTCATCTCGCGGCCGCGCGCAACCGCAGCGTCCATTCGATGCTGCGCGCGCGGGGCGGCTGGTATGAAGAAGACGAGGGCTGGGCGATCGTGGCGGTCACTTTCCCGCATCTGTTCACCAGCTACGAGCGACGCTGCGCGGAGCGCACGATCAAGGATAGCTGGCCCGATGCCTGGGAGGTGATCTTCGGCACTGTGCTTCGCCCCTGCGAGTCCCGCGAGAAGGATCGGCGTGCCTTCGAGCAGGAGCACGCCGATGATTGGATCGTCGCGTCGGCGATCACGTCGGACCAGCACCCCGATTTCGTCGAGGTCGTCGCCACGCCGGGCGGCCGACGTGGCGCCGGCACCGAGGAGCGACGCTTTCTCGTCCCATCCGACGAGTACCGGATCGGTCGCTTCGGTTTCGTCGTCGATGAGACCCGCCACGCGGTCTATTCCGGGCCGTCGAGCTTCATCGCCTGGCAGGGGAGGACGTCGCCATGACGGCCGTTCCCCAACGCCTTGCTCAGCTTTCACGCATGGAGGAAGCGCGCCGCCAGACGCAGCGCCAGCTCGACATGATCGACAGGCAGATCATCCGTCGCATGACGGCGCTGATTCCACAGCTCGGTCGCAAGCGGTCCGGATACCATCGCGGCAAGCCGCCCGACTCGACAGCGTTCCTTGAGCGCTACCGTTCGAACCTTGCGGCGATCACGGCTGAGCGCCAGCCGGAGATCGACACCCTCTCGCGCAAGCTCGCCCGGCAGGATGCCGCGATCGAAGCGTTGCGGGCCCGATACGCTTCGGCGTCCGGTCAGGCTCGTGACAACCCGCAAGATGCGGATCGCCCGCACGACTGTCGCAGCCCAGCCGAGTGTCGCCCGGGAAAGCGGCAGGGCGCGGCGGCATAATAGGACCGTGCCTGAACTCGCGGCGCGCTTTGAGCCAACGTCTCGAGCATGGCGCGGCGACGGCGGTCTGGCAGGGCGAATCTTTCCGGCATCGCCAACCCGGCCCGCACCCTGTCGGCTCTCCCTTCGGGTTTGCTGGTCTGCGCCCCCGGCGGTCCGCTTCAAGGCCAAGTCGCAAGCGACCGGTTTCCGCCGATCTCGCCAAGGTCCGGCCGCGTCCGGCGCAGGGCTCCAGCAGGCTGGAACCCCGCTTGTCCGCAACCGGACCTCGCTCGCCTGGCGGTCCCCGGACCTTGAAGCGGCCCTCGTCTCGGCGGCGCTGGGCGACCGCACCCGAAGGGGGAGCCGGCAGGGGCCGGATCGAACCCGACGGCGAAACCCAGGAAAGGACTTCACCATGACCAAAACCGCTCGCGCACCCCGCACCAGCGCCCGCATCGTCCCGCTGCGCCGCGGCACCACCGTCGAAATGGTCCGGCTCGTTTGCCCGGACGCCGCCCAGGCCACCCGCATCGCCGAGAGCTTCGGCCTCCCCGTCCTCGACAGCGACGGCATCCGCGATCTCCACCAACGGTTCATCACCGAGACCGCCGATGCCCTCCACGAAGGCCTCAACGAACGCGCCATGCAGATCCACCTGCAACGCATCGTCGGCTCCTATGTCGGCTCAGCGCACGGCGCCGGCCAGTTCTACAGCCGCGCCGTCACCGAGGCGCGACAGGCAACAGCGAAGCTCGCCAACGACACGCGCGACGAGGACCTCGACGGACCCGTCGGGTTCGAATCCGCGGCCCAGCGCAAGCGCGAATTCGCGGCCGAGGTTAGCATCCAGGCGCACGCACTGCGCATGGCGGCGGAAGGCGCCGTCGCCGCCTACGAGCACATCGTCGGGGAGAGCTGGAAGCCGTTCGAGCGCCAGCCCGAACAACCCGGCGAGACCGTCAGCCGCAAGGCGGCCGAGGTTCAGATGGCGGCGTTCGGTTGACGCCGCCGACGGGGCTTCGGCCCCGCCATCTTCTTCACCGTCCGATGCCGGCCGGTCCTTCGGGACCGGCCTTTTGTCATGTCGCTCGGCGGGACGGCAAGAAAGAGCAAACAGGAATGAATCGGAATAGAGCGTCGTCGCGCGCCTTGGCAAACTTCGATCGCGGAGGGCGAAGCCCTGCTCGCCTGCGCCTGTTGCCGCTGCAGCGCGCGGCCATTACGCGTGACAACGAACGCAAACGTCTTGGCTGACCCCACCTCTGATCGATGGTGACCCGCGCGCTCGCGCAACACATCCAGGTGCTGACGTTGAGGTTGCCGAGCGTGACGAGGTGATTGCCGGCCAGGATGAACTGGTGCGATCGAATGAGGCCAAGGTCGTTCCGCTGCGGCGCTCGCCGCGAGACGGCGCTGGCTGAGAGCCACGCAAGATCTCACCGCCGGCCAGTTCTGCGGCAATCGGTCATGGCCGACGTCTCCTGTGCTCGCCCGTCGAGGCAGGGGCTCGGTTGTGGCAGACGCTGCCGGCCCGTCAACCCTGTTCCGCACCAGCGACCGTCAACAGGGTGTGACGGCCCGGCTCGCCGCATCTGCCCCTGCCACTTCGCCCTCGACGGAGAGGGCGAGCACAGGAGGCACCAATGACCACAGATCGCAGCAGCCAAGCCCAGACCGGCAACGATATCTACGAGCGCGTCACCAACCAGATCATCGCCGCCATTGAGGCTGGCGCCGGCAAGTACCGGATGCCTTGGCATCACGACGGATCGGCCATCACCACGCCCGTCAACGTCGCCTCTCGCAAGGCCTATCGCGGCGTCAACATCCTCTCGCTCTGGGCTGCGGCGCAGGCGTCCAGTTATGCCGCCGGCATCTGGGGCACTTATCGCCAATGGCAGGAGTTCGGCGCGCAGGTCCGCAAGGGCGAGCGCGGCCACCTCGTCGTGTTCTGGAAGACGACGGATCGCAGCAGCGACACAGACCGTCAGGATGGCGACGACAATCATCACGAGCCCGCACGGCGCCTGTTTGCTCGCGGCTATATCGTCTTCAATGCCGCTCAGGTCGACGGCTACACACCGCCCGAGCTGCCGGTGCTTCCCGAGGTCGAGCGGATCGAACACGCGGAGCGCTTCTGCGCCGCCCTCGGCATCGATATTCGCCACGGCGGATCGCAGGCCTGCTACATCCCATCGAAGGACTGCGTGCAGATGCCGGACTTCGCCTGCTTCCGGGATGCGATTGCCTACTACGCCGTGTTGCTCCACGAATGCGGTCACGCTTCCGGCGCCAAACATCGCCTCGACCGCGATCTGTCCGGACGATTCGGCTCGGCCGCCTACGCCATGGAAGAATGCACGGTCGAACTTCTCAGCGCCATGATCTGCGCCGACCTCAACCTCAGTGTTGAGCCACGACCCGACCACGCCCGCTACATCGCCTCCTGGCTCGAAGTGCTGCGCTCCGACAAGCGCGCCATCTTCACCGCGGCGAGCAAGGCACAAGAGATCACCGACTGGATGCACGCCCTGCAAGCCAATGCTCATGGGCACGACGTCAGGGGCGCCGCATAGGCGCCCCCTCAGCGGACCGTTTCAAAGAATCCACCGGGTGCGATCAGCTGACCGCACCCTCCCGGAACAGCGTCTCGATCAGCGGACATTCCGGCAACGTGCCGTCAGCACATTGCGCGACAACCTTCTTGAGCACCCGCTCCATGCGCTTCAGATCGA containing:
- a CDS encoding antitoxin Xre/MbcA/ParS toxin-binding domain-containing protein, producing MGLAQYADNGVFAPRRIAEAFRTTSEEIARTAGLGKDAIQRKDRVRSDKTQRRLREMIEVINKVESRFGTALMAYAWYRSEPLSGFSGQTAMQLVRCGRADDVLDYIDAVDAGVHA
- a CDS encoding ParB/RepB/Spo0J family partition protein, whose amino-acid sequence is MHLIKVDPRALKENPDRMRQTKSTPQADALLLATIKAVGIVQPPVITPETGGGNGYVINAGHRRVKQAIAAGLEEIDVLVEEAANDNGAMRSMIENIAREALNPVDQWRAIERLVALGWTEEAIGVALALPVRLIRKLRLLANVLPVMLDHMVKGDMPDERQLRTIASASLDEQKEVWKKHKPSKADPQVSWFSVAQALTKARMYARHASFGDELAQAYGIQWVEDLFAPADEDSRYTTDVEAFLGAQQEWMTANLPKKGIIAETTNWGEVKLPPKAERVYGKPSKSDCTAMYLDRDGRVQSVHYRMPAAKKPKGKDGSAGTDTADETAAVSKPRPDVTRKGLEMIGDFRTDALHEALARAPIEDETLIALLILAFAGQNVSVDSGSGGTYYGNRRIARHAVTLFDQDGKLVLDMDTLRVAARSILAEVLSCRENRTDSGIVARVAGDVVGADNFLPNMGTDDFLSCLSRTALEGSCKDTPVLPRQKVKDTRTALVEHFKEGRFVPAAALFAPDKAAVSSWLATNAVAEEDEADDQVEDPEAADGDGDDASDAEAFPEAAE
- a CDS encoding DUF7007 domain-containing protein, with translation MSTPAPSTTMIAESAIAFPQIEFGRAADGILVARVADTAFAMLPVRDGRHYLATGWRIGHPMAEWKRSDFYGHAGELADEAAFRAKIAENAEHQRENRALSRREISSTASTPWGRSQHATIYAEGVVCHSPAGHGGFHLAAARNRSVHSMLRARGGWYEEDEGWAIVAVTFPHLFTSYERRCAERTIKDSWPDAWEVIFGTVLRPCESREKDRRAFEQEHADDWIVASAITSDQHPDFVEVVATPGGRRGAGTEERRFLVPSDEYRIGRFGFVVDETRHAVYSGPSSFIAWQGRTSP
- a CDS encoding ArdC family protein gives rise to the protein MTTDRSSQAQTGNDIYERVTNQIIAAIEAGAGKYRMPWHHDGSAITTPVNVASRKAYRGVNILSLWAAAQASSYAAGIWGTYRQWQEFGAQVRKGERGHLVVFWKTTDRSSDTDRQDGDDNHHEPARRLFARGYIVFNAAQVDGYTPPELPVLPEVERIEHAERFCAALGIDIRHGGSQACYIPSKDCVQMPDFACFRDAIAYYAVLLHECGHASGAKHRLDRDLSGRFGSAAYAMEECTVELLSAMICADLNLSVEPRPDHARYIASWLEVLRSDKRAIFTAASKAQEITDWMHALQANAHGHDVRGAA